Proteins co-encoded in one Setaria viridis chromosome 9, Setaria_viridis_v4.0, whole genome shotgun sequence genomic window:
- the LOC117837657 gene encoding probable DNA gyrase subunit A, chloroplastic/mitochondrial has product MALSAALRVPLPRLLLLGPSASILGAASRRRAAAAPAAALRFLSSSSFSTRSARPLRSRRRDRGNDERAAAAVGGSGGGSGEGDGGGVAVKERIVTVELHKEATEAYMAYAMSVLLGRALPDVRDGLKPVHRRILYAMHEMGLASRRPFRKCARVVGEVLGKFHPHGDTAVYDALVRMAQDFSMRYPLVQGHGNFGSIDADPPAAMRYTECRLDPLAEAMFLTDLELNTVDFVPNFDNSQKEPSLLPTRVPSLLLNGSSGIAVGMATNIPPHNLGELVDALSVMIQNPEATLQELLECMPGPDFPTGGTILGHQGILEAYKSGRGRIVVRGKTDIEIIDQKTKREAIIIKEIPYQANKATLVEKIAELVEDKVLEGISDIRDESDRTGMRVVIELKRSADPAIVLNNLYRHTALQSSFSCNMVAILDGQPKLMGLREILQAFLDFRCSVIERRARFKLSQALERKHIVEGIVVGLDNLDAVIQIIRETSNHAAATEALVKEFDLSEKQAEALLDITLRKLTSLERKKFVDEAKTLSEEISKLNELLSSKKLIFQLIQQEAADLKNKFSTLRRSLIDDSVNSEVDDIDIIPNEEMLLILSEKGYVKRMNPNTFNLQNRGTIGKSVGKMRMNDTTSDFIVCQMHDHVLYFSDKGIVYSARAYKIPECTRTATGTPLVQLLSLSDGERITSIIPVSEFGEDQYLVMLTVNGYIKKVPLNAFSSIRSSGIISIQLVPGDELKWVRRCGNDDLVALASQKGKVIVNSCDKIRPLGRNTRGACAMKLKDGDKMAAMDIIPATVHKMPETYNSRSRDLSPPWLLFIAENGLGKRVPLNAFRQSRFNLVGLAGYKLPEDCRLAAVFVAGLSLGDDGESDEQVVLVSQSGTVNRIKVKDISIQSRYARGVILMRLEHAGKIQSASLISAAAAEVAED; this is encoded by the exons ATGGCCCTCTCCGCCGCGCTCCGAGTCCCgctcccgcgcctcctcctcctcggcccctccgcctccatcctcggcgccgcctcccgccgccgcgccgccgcggcccccgcggccgcccTCCGCTTCCTGTCCTCCTCGTCCTTCTCCACGCGGTCCGCTCGCCCCctccgctcgcgccgccgcgacCGTGGCAACGAtgagcgcgcggcggcggcggtcggcgggagcggcggcggcagcggcgagggcgACGGAGGGGGTGTGGCGGTCAAGGAGCGGATTGTGACCGTGGAGCTGCACAAGGAGGCCACGGAGGCCTACATGGCGTACGCCATGTCCGTGTTGCTCGGCCGCGCGCTCCCCGACGTCCGCGACGGGCTCAAGCCCGTGCACCGCAGGATACT CTATGCCATGCATGAGATGGGCCTTGCATCTCGTAGGCCATTCAGAAAATGTGCAAGAGTTGTTGGTGAG GTGCTAGGCAAGTTTCATCCACATGGAGATACGGCTGTATATGATGCCTTGGTGAGGATGGCTCAG GATTTTTCAATGAGGTACCCGCTTGTACAAGGCCATGGAAATTTTGGCTCGATAGATGCAGATCCTCCTGCTGCAATGCGATACACAGAATGCCGCTTGGAT CCATTAGCAGAAGCCATGTTCTTGACTGATCTGGAGCTGAACACA GTTGACTTCGTACCAAACTTTGATAACTCACAGAAGGAGCCGTCTTTACTGCCAACTCGTGTTCCATCTCTATTGTTGAATGGTTCTTCTGGGATTGCG GTTGGGATGGCAACAAACATTCCTCCTCATAATCTGGGGGAGCTTGTTGATGCGCTTTCTGTTATGATTCAGAACCCTGAAGCCACG CTCCAAGAACTACTGGAATGTATGCCTGGTCCTGACTTCCCTACAGGAGGGACAATCCTAGGACATCAAGG TATTTTGGAAGCCTATAAATCTGGACGTGGCCGAATTGTTGTGAGGGGAAAGACTGACATCGAAATAATTGATCAAAAAACCAAGCGTGAAGCTATAATCATTAAAGAG ATTCCATATCAAGCTAACAAAGCCACTCTTGTGGAAAAGATAGCTGAGCTTGTTGAAGATAAG GTACTGGAAGGTATAAGTGATATCCGGGATGAAAGTGACCGCACTGGAATGCGTGTAGTAATTGAG CTGAAAAGAAGTGCAGATCCTGCCATTGTCTTGAACAACTTGTATCGTCATACAGCTCTGCAGTCTAGCTTTAGCTGCAACATGGTAGC TATACTTGATGGGCAGCCAAAGTTGATGGGACTGAGAGAAATTCTTCAG GCGTTCCTCGACTTCCGATGTTCTGTCATTGAAAGGCGTGCAAGATTTAAGCTTTCTCAAGCTCTAGAAAGAAAACATATTGTGGAG GGCATTGTTGTTGGCCTCGACAATTTGGATGCTGTGATTCAAATAATACGAGAAACATCAAATCATGCTGCAGCAACAGAAGCTTTAGTCAAGG AATTTGATCTATCTGAGAAGCAAGCTGAAGCTCTGTTGGACATCACACTAAGGAAGCTTACTTCCCTTGAG CGGAAAAAATTTGTTGATGAAGCTAAAACTCTGTCAGAGGAAATTTCTAAGTTAAATGAACTTCTGTCAAGCAAGAAGCTTATCTTTCAG CTTATTCAACAAGAAGCTGCTGATTTGAAAAACAAATTTTCTACACTGCGACGTTCTTTGATAGATGATTCAGTAAACAGTGAAGTTGATGATATCGACATCATTCCAAATGAGGAAATGCTTTTG ATTCTTAGCGAGAAAGGTTATGTTAAGCGAATGAACCCCAACACGTTCAATTTACAAAATCGAGGAACCATAGGAAAATCTGTTGGAAAGATGCGAATGAATGACACCACGTCTGATTTCATTGTCTGCCAGATGCATGACCACGTTCTCTATTTCAG TGACAAGGGAATAGTATACTCAGCACGTGCTTATAAGATACCAGAATGTACTAGAACTGCTACTGGAACTCCTTTGGTACAG CTGCTATCTTTATCCGATGGAGAGCGGATAACCTCCATCATTCCTGTGAGTGAATTTGGTGAAGACCAATATCTAGTGATGCTCACCGTTAACGGCTACATCAAGAAAGTTCCTCTTAATGCCTTCTCATCGATCAGATCTTCTGGGATCATATCAATTCAACTG GTTCCTGGTGATGAGCTCAAATGGGTCCGTAGATGTGGCAATGATGACCTGGTTGCATTGGCTTCACAAAAGGGAAAGGTTATAGTCAACTCATGCGATAAG ATTCGTCCCCTGGGAAGGAATACCAGGGGTGCTTGTGCGATGAAGCTAAAAGATGGCGATAAGATGGCAGCCATGGATATAATTCCAGCAACAGTGCACAAAATGCCTGAAACTTATAACAGCAG GTCCAGAGATCTGAGTCCTCCTTGGCTACTTTTCATAGCTGAAAACGGTCTTGGGAAACGGGTGCCCTTAAATGCATTCCGGCAATCAAGATTCAACCTTGTAGGTTTGGCAGGCTACAAG CTTCCAGAGGATTGCCGCTTGGCTGCTGTATTTGTTGCTGGTCTTTCACTCGGTG ATGATGGTGAAAGTGACGAGCAGGTTGTTTTAGTTAGCCAGAGCGGCACTGTAAATAGAATCAAGGTTAAAGATATATCCATCCAGTCTCGTTACGCAAG GGGAGTAATTCTGATGAGGCTGGAGCATGCCGGGAAGATCCAGTCGGCATCACTAAtatctgcagcagcagcagaagttGCTGAAGATTAA
- the LOC117837658 gene encoding ADP-ribosylation factor translates to MGLTFTKLFSRLFAKKEMRILMVGLDAAGKTTILYKLKLGEIVTTIPTIGFNVETVEYKNISFTVWDVGGQDKIRPLWRHYFQNTQGLIFVVDSNDRDRVVEARDELHRMLNEDELRDAVLLVFANKQDLPNAMNAAEITDKLGLHSLRQRHWYIQSTCATTGEGLYEGLDWLSSNIASKS, encoded by the exons ATGGGGCTCACGTTCACGAAGCTGTTCAGCCGGCTGTTCGCCAAGAAGGAGATGCGGATCCTCATGGTGGGGCTCGACGCCGCCGGAAAGACCACCATCCTCTACAAGCTCAAACTCGGCGAGATCGTCACCACCATCCCCACCATCG GATTCAATGTTGAAACTGTGGAGTACAAGAACATCAGCTTCACCGTCTGGGATGTCGGGGGTCAGGACAAG ATCAGGCCGCTGTGGAGGCATTACTTCCAGAACACACAGGGTCTCATCTTCGTTGTGGACAGCAACGATAGGGATCGTGTTGTTGAAGCCAGGGATGAGCTCCACCGAATGCTGAATGAG GATGAATTACGTGATGCTGTGTTGCTTGTGTTTGCTAACAAGCAAGATCTTCCGAATGCTATGAACGCTGCTGAGATTACTGATAAGCTTGGACTGCACTCACTTCGCCAGCGTCACTG GTACATTCAAAGCACTTGTGCTACAACTGGTGAGGGATTGTATGAAGGCCTGGACTGGCTGTCCAGCAACATTGCCAGCAAG TCCTAA
- the LOC117838244 gene encoding uncharacterized protein — MKVRASVKRLCGFCKVVKRRGIVFIHCTANQKHKQRQGFSTIAEAAASCLHVPPPPPPPVSGSASAAAFAEASKVARQEMLTKFNWPLGLAALLKNGEK; from the exons ATGAAGGTCCGCGCGTCGGTGAAGCGCCTGTGCGGGTTCTGCAAGGTGGTGAAGCGCCGGGGCATCGTCTTCATCCACTGCACCGCCAACCAAAAGCACAAGCAGCGCCAGGGCTTCTCCACCATCGCCGAAGCCGCCGCCTCATGCCTccacgtgccgccgccaccgccaccgcctgtcagcggctccgcctccgccgcagcGTTTGCGGA GGCTTCGAAAGTGGCTAGACAAGAGATGCTTACAAAATTTAATTGGCCTTTGGGTTTAGCTGCACTGCTGAAGAATGGCGAAAAATGA
- the LOC117838243 gene encoding splicing factor 3B subunit 6-like protein, giving the protein MAAVGMRKGNARLPPEVNRVLYVRNLPFNISSEEMYDIFGKYGAIRQIRLGNAKDTRGTAYVVYEDIYDAKNAVDHLSGFNVANRYLIVLYYQPTKMSKKSDVKKKEEEITRLQEKYGIGSKTPGPGSSD; this is encoded by the coding sequence atggcggcggtgggcaTGCGGAAGGGGAACGCGCGTCTCCCGCCGGAGGTGAACCGGGTGCTCTACGTGCGGAACCTGCCGTTCAACATCTCGAGCGAGGAGATGTACGACATCTTCGGCAAGTACGGCGCGATCCGGCAGATCCGGCTGGGCAACGCCAAGGACACGCGCGGCACCGCCTACGTCGTCTACGAGGACATCTACGACGCCAAGAACGCCGTCGACCACCTCTCCGGCTTCAACGTCGCCAACCGCTACCTCATCGTGCTCTACTACCAGCCCACCAAGATGTCCAAGAAATCCGACgtcaagaagaaggaggaggagatcacCAGGCTCCAGGAGAAGTACGGAATCGGGTCCAAGACCCCTGGCCCCGGCTCCAGCGACTGA
- the LOC140221274 gene encoding peptidyl-prolyl cis-trans isomerase CYP22, which translates to MASTGGAAISAGPTPPSATAAGVEWHQRPPNPKNPVVFFDVTIGSIPAGRIKMELFADIAPKTAENFRQFCTGEHRKNGLPQGYKGCQFHRVIKDFMIQGGDFLKNDGTGCTSIYGTKFDDENFIAKHTGPGLLSLANSGPNSNGSQFFITCAKCDWLDNKHVVFGRVLGDGLLVVRKIENVATGPNNRPKLACIISECGEM; encoded by the exons ATGGCGTCCACCGGCGGAGCGGCCATCTCGGCGGGTcccacgccgccgtcggcgacggcggcgggggtggagtgGCACCAGCGGCCGCCGAACCCGAAGAACCCGGTGGTGTTCTTCGACGTCACCATCGGGTCCATCCCCGCTGGCCGCATTAAGATGGAGCTCTTCGCTGACATCGCCCCCAAGACCGCCGAGAACTTCCG GCAGTTCTGCACTGGCGAGCACAG AAAGAATGGTTTGCCCCAGGGTTATAAGGGCTGTCAATTCCATAGAGTGATCAAAGATTTCATGATTCAGGGTGGTGACTTCTTGAAG AATGATGGTACTGGATGCACATCAATCTACGGTACCAAATttgatgatgaaaattttattgcAAAGCATACAGGGCCTGGACTGCTCTCATTG GCCAACAGTGGACCTAACTCTAATGGATCTCAG TTCTTTATAACATGTGCAAAGTGTGACTGGCTGGACAACAAACATGTGGTCTTTGGG AGAGTTCTTGGAGACGGTCTGCTTGTCGTGAGGAAGATTGAAAATGTTGCGACTGGACCGAACAACCGGCCAAAGCTTGCCTGCATTATAAGCGAATGCGGTGAAATGTGA
- the LOC117839234 gene encoding protein MIZU-KUSSEI 1, whose amino-acid sequence MARTMPSSPLSRATPPLSPTAGGTPSRLAVAPASPSTPQCAIPASPHTPGRGRAGGASTPPPATPRTPRPEITLRQPSSKASQKRAPAAVRKPSRALRAIRALIRSLPIVAPAACRPASALPRRYTKPHDGHGGSGGARVTGTFYGHRRARITLAVQERPGSLPSLVLELGVPTGKLMQELSAGGHVRIALECEKKSKKSAPPDGNGGGGGNVSLLEEAMWTAYVNGRRVGYAVRREASEGDLAVMQLLSTVSVGAGVLPGDVVDAPAGAEADGEVTYMRAGFDRVVGSKDSESFYMVNPEGGAGGGTELSIFLVRV is encoded by the coding sequence ATGGCGCGCACGATGCCGTCGAGCCCGCTGTcgcgcgccacgccgccgctctcccCGACGGCCGGCGGCACCCCGAGCCGCCTGGCCGTGGCGCCGGCCTCCCCGTCCACCCCGCAGTGCGCCATCCCAGCGTCGCCGCACACGCCGGGCAGGGGCAGGGCGGGAGGCGcgtccaccccgccgccggccacgccgcgcACACCGAGGCCGGAGATCACGCTCCGGCAGCCGTCGTCGAAGGCGTCGCAGaagcgcgcgcccgccgccgtccggaAGCCGTCGCGGGCGCTCCGCGCCATCCGCGCGCTGATCCGGTCGCTGCCCATCGTCGCGCCCGCCGCGTGCCGCCCGGCGTCCGCGCTCCCGCGGCGCTACACCAAGCCGCACGACGGacacggcggcagcggcggcgcgcgcgtcaCCGGCACGTTCTACGGCCACCGACGCGCACGCATCACCCTCGCCGTGCAGGAGCGCCCCGGCAGCCTCCCGTCCCTCGTGCTCGAGCTCGGCGTGCCAACGGGGAAGCTCATGCAGGAGCTCTCCGCCGGCGGGCACGTCCGCATCGCCCTCGAGTGCGAGAAGAAGTCCAAGAAGTCGGCGCCGCCggacggcaacggcggcggcggtggcaacgTGAGCCTGCTGGAGGAGGCGATGTGGACGGCGTACGTGaacgggcggcgcgtcgggtaCGCGGTGCGGCGGGAGGCCTCGGAGGGCGACCTCGCGGTCATGCAGCTTCTGAGCACGGTGTCGGTGGGCGCCGGCGTGCTGCCGGGGGACGTGGTGGacgcgccggcgggggcggaggccgACGGCGAGGTAACGTACATGCGCGCGGGGTTCGACAGGGTGGTCGGAAGCAAGGACTCGGAGTCGTTTTACATGGTCAACCCGgagggaggcgccggcggcggcacagaGCTGAGCATATTCCTTGTCAGGGTGTAG